Proteins from a genomic interval of Zingiber officinale cultivar Zhangliang chromosome 2A, Zo_v1.1, whole genome shotgun sequence:
- the LOC122042109 gene encoding elongation factor 1-alpha-like encodes MGKEKVHISIVVIGHVDSGKSTTTGHLIYKLGGIDKRVIERFEKEAAEMNKRSFKYAWVLDKLKAERERGITIDIALWKFETTKYYCTVIDAPGHRDFIKNMITGTSQADCAVLIIDSTTGGFEAGISKDGQTREHALLAFTLGVKQMICCCNKMDATTPKYSKSRYDEIVKEVSSYLKKVGYNPDKIPFVPISGFEGDNMIERSTNLDWYKGPTLLEALDLINEPKRPTDKPLRLPLQDVYKIGGIGTVPVGRVETGILKPGILVTFGPSGLTTEVKSVEMHHEALQEALPGDNVGFNVKNVAVKDLKRGFVASNSKDDPAKEAANFTSQVIIMNHPGQIGNGYAPVLDCHTSHIAVKFAELLTKIDRRSGKEIEKEPKFLKNGDAGFVKMIPTKPMVVETFAEYPPLGRFAVRDMRQTVAVGVIKSVEKKDPTGAKVTKAALKKK; translated from the exons ATGGGTAAGGAGAAGGTTCACATTAGCATTGTGGTCATTGGCCATGTTGATTCTGGGAAATCTACAACCACTGGACATCTCATCTACAAGCTGGGGGGTATTGATAAGCGTGTTATTGAGAGATTTGAGAAGGAAGCAGCTGAGATGAACAAGCGTTCATTTAAGTATGCCTGGGTGCTTGACAAGCTGAAAGCTGAGAGAGAGCGTGGTATCACCATTGATATTGCTCTGTGGAAATTTGAGACAACAAAGTACTACTGCACAGTTATTGATGCCCCAGGCCATCGTGATTTCATCAAGAACATGATCACTGGAACTTCTCAGGCTGACTGTGCTGTTCTCATCATTGATTCGACAACTGGTGGTTTTGAGGCTGGTATTTCAAAGGATGGGCAGACTCGTGAACATGCACTCCTTGCTTTCACTCTTGGTGTCAAGCAAATGATTTGTTGCTGCAACAAG ATGGATGCCACTACTCCAAAGTACTCAAAGTCACGATATGATGAAATTGTGAAGGAAGTCTCTTCTTACTTGAAGAAAGTTGGTTACAACCCTGATAAGATTCCTTTTGTTCCAATCTCTGGTTTTGAAGGGGATAACATGATTGAGAGATCCACAAATCTTGACTGGTACAAGGGCCCAACACTTCTTGAAGCCCTTGACTTGATCAATGAGCCCAAGCGTCCAACAGACAAGCCCCTCCGTCTTCCTTTGCAGGATGTTTACAAGATTGGTGGCATTGGAACTGTCCCTGTTGGTCGGGTTGAGACTGGAATCTTGAAGCCTGGTATTCTTGTGACTTTTGGTCCTTCAGGACTGACAACTGAAGTCAAGTCCGTGGAGATGCACCATGAGGCACTCCAGGAGGCTCTACCAGGTGATAATGTTGGCTTCAACGTTAAGAATGTCGCTGTGAAGGATTTGAAGAGAGGTTTTGTTGCCTCTAACTCCAAGGATGACCCTGCAAAGGAGGCTGCTAACTTCACCTCACAAGTTATCATCATGAACCATCCTGGACAAATTGGCAATGGTTATGCTCCAGTCTTGGATTGTCACACCTCTCACATTGCTGTCAAATTTGCCGAGTTGCTTACCAAGATTGATAGGCGATCTGGCAAGGAGATTGAGAAGGAGCCTAAGTTCCTCAAGAACGGTGATGCTGGTTTTGTGAAGATGATTCCCACCAAGCCAATGGTGGTCGAAACATTCGCTGAGTATCCTCCTCTCGGTAGGTTTGCTGTCAGGGACATGAGGCAGACAGTTGCAGTTGGTGTCATCAAGAGCGTGGAGAAGAAGGATCCAACTGGTGCCAAGGTCACCAAAGCAGCCCTGAAGAAGAAATGA